The genomic region atttcggcttacaggactgggtgggtcacgtaagaatatcgaatataaaatatatttttataaacaactggtagcaaggtgagttgcagataattgatcagtaaccacattttaactaactattttgacctgttaattcttttcagctcaattcaacagtgcaaaatgcccataatatcactttaagcatgagcacgatgattctcgatactgttaataatcgaatcaaatagcaatgcccgacagaccactaaaacaggtttgttctcgtgtggccggttgactcatatgtttaaatttcacttccattcttcttttggttttctgttttgtatctataggtttatgaccagcaatatgttataatgtaaaataagccgcgaaaactccccgtaacatcccgttctgcgtgtgatgcagctaagaactgcacagaaaaagacattcgctatccttgatctcattcattaaactatttacgccgtatatcttttttaaagatatttcttgttatgaaTAATATGAAATGGTAAAGCTTGTTAAATTCATGattttgtactaaatatgaaggctggctcagttaagcatctgctgcactgtccatactgtaaaaatgcctgccattccatgtcggtgaaatggagctctgtttgaatgttcatgcttttcgcacaagctattgttgcgttaatGGATCACgaagtccctggcgttgaattctcaCTTTATGTAGCAAATTAATGCttcacggtcaaccaatatgccgttgaatttaagtcggaaagcaatttagctcTTATTCCGCTATataaggtggggggggggggggtcaacttgaaaaacaactatatCAGGACAAATCGCCCCGACACTTTTTAATGTCTTCATCGTCGACATGTTCGCAGGAACAGGAAAGAAACATTGCAAATTTGCCGACGATGGAACTACATGGGCTACGTCACACAAGGAAGAAACTGCAATCACAGAGGTCTGCCAAAACTTCCAGACAGTTTTGAAGTGGTGTCATACCTGGCGGATGTCGGTAAGCCTCAACAAAACAGAGGCAAAATTATTTACTGCCAAATCCTTAGCCGTCAAAACAGACTCATTCACGACCGGAAACAGCATTCTACCCTACAACGGCTACCCAAAGATATTGGGTATAACTCTAGATGAAAGGATGAGCTTCGATAGGCACATTCAGCTAGTAGAACGGAAAGCTAACGGAGCACTCAAGATCATCAGGGAAGTAAAGGGTATAACCTCTCTGGTTTCAACCAAGAAGTTGACAACCATCTACCAGTCTATGGTGAGATCCATTATTGAATATGGGGCAATCGTTTGGCAGGGAGCAAAAAACAAGACAGCGCTAGACGCAGTAAAAAGAAAAGGTCTATCTCTATGTCTCAACTTACCACAAAATGCAGGAAGAGAGGTAATGGAGGTAGCCACAGGAATCCTACCAATCGATCTTAGATTAGAAGAGATAGCTATTCGTGAAGTCGCAAAGATCAAGGCAAAAAGGATAACACAACCTATGAAACAAAAGCTAGAAGAACTGCTCAAAATGACACACCTCCAGACCATATTAGCCCACTAGCACTAGCACTTAGCAAGGCTAATGACATGGAAAAATCCACAGGAGTCTCAATCAGCACAATAGAACCAGAGATGGACTATGATGTGGGATGTATTCGCATGTCCAGAACTAAACCAGAATACTGGAGCCGTCTAGGTTCATCTAAGAACAGAACTCATGAGCAGGAGAACCTTGGAAAAGAGACCATCATGGATATCATGATGGAGGCCCCACAAGAATGTACATTTGCATTCACAGACGGATCCTGCTTGACTAATCCAGGCCCGACCGGTGCAGGAGCAGTCCTGTACACTCCAGGAGGTGACGCAATCAGGCTAAAAAGAGCGGTCACAAAACATGGTACAATCCTGCTAGCTGAGCTGGTCGCAGTCTTGATGGTTCTAGAAGAAATACTTCAACATCCCCACCTAACACCCGGCAACATAATTCAAATCTTCAGTGACAGCCAGACAGTGGTTGGCATCCTAACCATGGGCTGGAAAAACAACGGCCATAGGAGTGTGATTGAAGAAATCAAGAAGGCACTTAGGACACTATCTATGACCACAACAGTGCAACTCCTATTGACATCCGGTCATGCAGGCCTACAGGGCAATGAAGTTGCAGACGGCCTAGCAAAAGAATGAGCCAAAGAAGCCGAGGCAATGCCAGAGGACTCCAGGACAACCACAATCCAAGAAGTGAAAGCAGCAAGTCATAAGTCCTGCATGGTCAAGTGGCAAAAACGTTGGAAGAACTCATCTACCGGTAGGACATTCTATGAGTTCTTTCCATCAGTCGAGCAAAAGCGACAACTTGACCACCCAGATAAGGCAACATATGGCGTGATCCTGCAGCTACAGACAGGGTACTCAATCCTTAATGCACATCGCAACAGGGTGGGCATCAATGTCTCACCACAGTGCACATGTGGAACCCTGGAGACTACAGAGCATTTCCTCCTGGAATGCTACATCCACGAAAACACCGGGACGAGCTCCTGAAAGCACTAAACAAACTATGTGGAGTTACGGCCCTTGATATCAAAACACTTCTTAACACAGACGAGCACCCCTACATACCAGGCTAGAGAGAAACTATTAGATCTGAACTGTCTAAGTACATCAAAGCCACAGGCAGATTCATGATAAAACAGCCAGCCAGCGACCAACCCCGATCCGACATCCACAACTAAGTCCAATAAAATGCATAAGAGAAAATTACCTGTGTGGAATATATACCAAGAGACTAATGTATACCAAGAGACACTTGTGACGAAGAGTCCGTGGATCGAGgatcaaataatctgaattcatgcatttaatgcgaGTATTTTCTCTTTTGCttagaaatgaccaaaaatcagctttcccattcatattttgcacttgcagatgatatttcatttttacctaaagttagctactaaaagatttcctacacaaattcaatgtaaaactaaaagcaataactttaacaaaaaataaagtcaaacttttgcgcgaaGACACCCCGATAACTATACCTTtgcttaaagagcattccaatccgcaatgatttaaacaataaaaaagataggtcatccagTATGTAAGACAGAACTCAATgcaaatcagcggtcactgttttatggccatctttttaccggcatctctccagttgatgatggtttcccaccaactgtcaaagtctcatgtagtctccaacctaaaagcaaaacagtgaatttgtagtaaacaaaaatgttttcccAACCACATGgacacagaaatattaaaaaataaagtcatggcaagtgctcGTACacagaattgtgtcttcaaataaatgaagattttgttttagAGTGTATagccaaaagtatttagtatattgtaacttttaacatgcggatcaaagcaacagatgtaaggcgtcttctgattggccaACACTTGAGGGTCGGTAAaaatattgtacgtcgacgtataTGGCCATATCATCatgcatgaaaaggtgtctacatacaaattgaaagtaccatcaagaatcatgacaaaGTCATAAAGAAgtatgtaatttttacctaaatacccttccatagaaACCACCTGAGTTTCATAAACGATTATAATTGTGGATCgttgtttataattaaattattttcgcCAACAAAACTATACtgtactttatataaaaaaacataattcactGAAGTGCTTCATTATCATATggtaatatagaaaaaaatgcataGCAGTCGAGTTCAATTGCAAATACAAATGAGCGTGCGAAAATgcgtcttatgcaatatgcgacCCGTGAACACCCAGAAACGCCTGCGCTTATCAGTGCTACCCCGTTCGCGATAAAGTCACATCAGTTTCATattatggtgtacgaactggtccaaaactttcctaaaccgtcccggacagtaaactgtccgggacagtttacaaaccgtaTATTGCATATTGCATATCATATTCTCATCACCGGACTGCGTAGCTCCTAAGCAGACTGGGCGCATTAGCAGGCCTGGCTGGAGTTACGATGGTCGCATATGACGTTAGACCCGTTTTCGCGTAAATCGGGACAAATCATTTCAAATCAATTAAGATTTCAACGTAGTTATACCCGAACTAAAGGGTAAGTTTTGTTAATAAGTATTCTACATGTTATCTTGAAAGTAACAAATTAGCATACAGTTTTTGTTAACCGTTAAATAATGCCATTTAGATACACCCAGCGGCTTCTGTGCAGGTTTCCGATCCAGCATCAAACCTATAAAACTATATAAGCATAGTCTCTTAAAGAACCTAACTTTACAGATacactattattatttttttaaagccaaTTGGAGTAACGTGTTATATTTCCCCTTGCATATACAATGGGACCTCCGCTACGTTCCATTAGGATTCCGGTTCATAACCGGAAAATGGTCACTCTACCCATTCAATTCATTCAAGTCAACATTTACTTCATTGAGCAAGAAAAAAGCTTTTATTCATACACAGCGGTTATATGCAGCAATTGTTACCATTTCCGTCATCATAAAATAGATCGTTATGTACCTATTATATCAGTATATGGATCTTTCGCGTTGTTTCCTCTATAATCACTGCAGAGAAGAAAGAATAATGACTTTTCATAAAGCAGTTATTGTGACGTTACTTTGTACATAGTGAACAGCAGGAAAATCGTCATCATGCACACTTTTAGTGGCAAAGTTGTACCGCGAATTCGATAACTTTTCAAAGTACATAATGACAGTTTTGCgatgttcataaaaaaaaatcaaacagtaAGTGCACCTTTAC from Dreissena polymorpha isolate Duluth1 chromosome 5, UMN_Dpol_1.0, whole genome shotgun sequence harbors:
- the LOC127831368 gene encoding ribonuclease H-like produces the protein MEKSTGVSISTIEPEMDYDVGCIRMSRTKPEYWSRLGSSKNRTHEQENLGKETIMDIMMEAPQECTFAFTDGSCLTNPGPTGAGAVLYTPGGDAIRLKRAVTKHGTILLAELVAVLMVLEEILQHPHLTPGNIIQIFSDSQTVVGILTMGWKNNGHRSVIEEIKKALRTLSMTTTVQLLLTSGHAGLQGNEVADGLAKE